One genomic segment of Impatiens glandulifera chromosome 6, dImpGla2.1, whole genome shotgun sequence includes these proteins:
- the LOC124943877 gene encoding uncharacterized mitochondrial protein AtMg00810-like: protein MIDSKPLNTQISSRSSLSRHDVDTLPEPFLYRNIIGALQYLMHTRPELAFAINCACQLMQSPTTTHWSTVKRTAGCLDDCRSTTGYCIFLSDNLIS, encoded by the exons ATGATTGACTCAAAACCTCTTAATACTCAAATCTCTTCAAGGTCATCTTTATCTCGCCATGATGTTGACACTCTTCCTGAACCATTTCTGTATCGCAACATTATTGGTGCTCTCCAATATTTGATGCATACTCGACCTGAACTAGCATTTGCTATCAACTGTGCCTGCCAATTAATGCAGTCTCCTACCACCACTCATTGGTCTACAGTAAAAAGAACA GCTGGTTGTCTTGACGATTGTCGCTCCACAACTGGCTACTGCATATTTCTTAGTGACAATCTTATCTCTTAG